The Ralstonia wenshanensis genome includes a region encoding these proteins:
- a CDS encoding CheR family methyltransferase — translation MAAQNLAPVSPTLASREFSFTAEDFGRIRDLIYRRVGISLSDRKSEMVYSRLARRLRVVNLGSFRDYLDALEKGHLPDEWEAFTNALTTNLTAFFREQHHFPILHEHAKAKRTPFTVWCSASSTGEEPYSIAITLAEAFGSMSPSQVSVIASDVDTNALARARAGIYPMERVAALSPERLKKYFLRGTGKQEGYARVRPELQAMIDFRQINLLDRDWPLQQKFDVIFCRNVMIYFDKPTQAKILEHFIDVMKPDGLLFAGHSESFLQVTKAWSLRGKTVYEIAPEVRAKMGAR, via the coding sequence ATGGCAGCACAAAATTTGGCGCCAGTTTCGCCGACGCTCGCGTCGCGTGAGTTTTCATTCACCGCCGAAGATTTCGGCCGCATCCGCGACCTGATCTACCGCCGTGTCGGTATTTCACTGTCCGACCGCAAGAGTGAAATGGTCTACAGCCGCCTGGCGCGCCGCCTGCGTGTGGTGAACCTCGGCTCGTTCCGCGACTACCTGGATGCGCTGGAAAAAGGCCACCTGCCCGACGAGTGGGAAGCCTTTACCAACGCGCTGACCACCAACCTGACCGCGTTCTTCCGCGAGCAGCACCACTTCCCGATCCTGCACGAGCACGCCAAGGCCAAGCGCACGCCGTTCACTGTGTGGTGCTCGGCGTCGTCGACGGGCGAAGAGCCGTATTCGATCGCCATCACGCTGGCCGAGGCCTTCGGTTCGATGTCGCCCAGCCAGGTGAGCGTGATCGCATCGGATGTGGATACCAACGCGCTGGCGCGCGCCCGCGCCGGCATCTACCCGATGGAACGCGTTGCGGCCCTGTCGCCCGAGCGCCTGAAGAAGTATTTCCTGCGCGGCACCGGCAAGCAGGAGGGCTATGCCCGCGTGCGGCCCGAGCTGCAGGCCATGATCGACTTCCGCCAGATCAACCTGCTCGACCGCGATTGGCCGCTGCAGCAGAAGTTCGACGTGATCTTCTGCCGCAACGTGATGATCTATTTCGACAAGCCCACGCAGGCCAAGATTCTTGAGCATTTCATCGACGTGATGAAACCCGATGGCCTGCTGTTTGCCGGCCATTCGGAGAGCTTCCTGCAGGTCACCAAGGCGTGGTCGCTGCGCGGCAAGACCGTGTACGAAATCGCGCCCGAGGTGCGCGCCAAGATGGGGGCACGATGA
- the cheD gene encoding chemoreceptor glutamine deamidase CheD: protein MATLAQSSASTHAYYDTTFGRRAMKVLPGEYSVTTEDLMLVTVLGSCVSACVRDKTLGIGGMNHFMLPSRNEGESILSPSMRYGTHAMEVLLNQLYKAGAKRERLEIKVFGGAAVLAGMSTLDVGERNGKFVLEFLRNEGLTVAAKDLFDVHPRKVYFVPSTGQIMVRKLRSQNSAAELDSEAQYASKLSKSITTKPASRLQLFT, encoded by the coding sequence ATGGCCACGCTCGCGCAATCGTCCGCCAGCACGCACGCGTATTACGACACCACCTTCGGGCGGCGCGCCATGAAAGTGCTGCCTGGCGAGTATTCCGTCACCACCGAAGACCTGATGCTGGTTACGGTGCTCGGCTCGTGCGTGTCCGCCTGCGTGCGCGACAAGACCCTCGGCATTGGCGGCATGAACCACTTCATGCTGCCCTCGCGCAACGAAGGCGAATCGATCCTGTCGCCCTCCATGCGCTATGGCACGCACGCCATGGAAGTGCTGCTGAACCAGCTCTACAAGGCCGGCGCCAAGCGCGAGCGCCTGGAGATCAAGGTGTTTGGCGGCGCCGCCGTCCTTGCCGGCATGAGCACGCTCGACGTGGGCGAGCGCAACGGCAAGTTCGTGCTCGAATTCCTGCGCAACGAAGGCCTGACCGTGGCCGCCAAAGACCTCTTTGACGTGCACCCGCGCAAGGTGTATTTCGTACCGTCCACCGGCCAGATCATGGTGCGCAAGCTGCGCTCGCAAAACTCGGCGGCCGAGCTGGACAGCGAGGCGCAATACGCCAGCAAGCTGTCGAAGTCCATCACGACAAAGCCAGCCTCGCGCCTCCAACTCTTTACCTAG
- a CDS encoding protein-glutamate methylesterase/protein-glutamine glutaminase, whose protein sequence is MNDKRKIQVLCIDDSALIRSILKEIINSQPDMEVVGVAPDPIIARDLIKQTNPDVLTLDVEMPKMDGLDFLEKLMRLRPTPVVMISSLTERGSEATLRALELGAVDFVAKPKLGMRDGMNEYADQIADKIRTAARAKLRPRTVAPVAVAAMPGSATASTPGAHVRADHAPATPAPARTHFSSTEKLIIVGASTGGTEAIKDFLLEMPPDCPGILIVQHMPAGFTTSFAKRLDGLCRIRVKEAVHGERVLPGHAYIAPGDMHLSLGRSGANYVTELDQGPPVNRHRPAVDVLFRSAARNAGANALGVILTGMGKDGAVGMLEMRNAGAYNVAQDEASCVVYGMPKEAVAHGGVHEVLPLSQIGPHVLAKLSAHGRVTRV, encoded by the coding sequence ATGAACGACAAACGCAAGATTCAGGTGCTGTGCATCGACGATTCCGCACTGATCCGCAGCATCCTGAAGGAGATCATCAACAGCCAGCCGGACATGGAAGTGGTGGGTGTGGCGCCCGATCCGATCATCGCGCGCGACCTCATCAAGCAGACCAATCCGGACGTGCTCACGCTGGACGTCGAAATGCCGAAGATGGACGGCCTCGACTTCCTGGAAAAGCTCATGCGCCTGCGCCCGACGCCGGTGGTCATGATCTCGTCGCTGACCGAGCGCGGCTCTGAAGCCACCCTGCGCGCGCTGGAGCTGGGCGCAGTGGATTTTGTCGCCAAGCCCAAGCTGGGCATGCGCGACGGCATGAACGAATACGCCGACCAGATTGCCGACAAGATCCGCACGGCGGCCCGGGCAAAGCTGCGTCCGCGTACGGTCGCACCGGTTGCGGTGGCTGCGATGCCCGGATCAGCAACTGCATCCACACCTGGCGCACACGTTCGCGCGGACCACGCACCGGCCACCCCGGCACCTGCGCGTACCCATTTCTCGTCGACGGAAAAGCTCATCATCGTGGGCGCTTCCACCGGCGGCACCGAGGCCATCAAGGATTTCCTGCTGGAAATGCCGCCCGATTGCCCGGGCATCCTCATCGTGCAGCACATGCCGGCGGGTTTCACCACGTCGTTCGCCAAGCGGCTGGACGGCCTGTGCCGCATCCGCGTGAAAGAAGCCGTGCACGGCGAGCGTGTGCTGCCCGGCCATGCCTACATTGCCCCGGGCGACATGCATCTGTCGCTGGGCCGCAGCGGCGCCAACTACGTCACCGAGCTGGACCAGGGCCCGCCGGTCAACCGCCATCGCCCGGCCGTGGATGTGCTGTTCCGCTCCGCCGCGCGCAACGCCGGGGCCAACGCCCTGGGCGTCATCCTCACCGGCATGGGCAAGGATGGCGCGGTCGGCATGCTGGAAATGCGCAACGCGGGTGCCTATAACGTTGCCCAGGACGAGGCGTCCTGCGTTGTCTACGGCATGCCCAAAGAGGCCGTGGCCCACGGCGGCGTGCATGAAGTCCTGCCGCTGTCGCAGATCGGCCCGCACGTGCTGGCCAAGCTGTCGGCACACGGCCGTGTGACGCGGGTATAA
- the cheZ gene encoding protein phosphatase CheZ has translation MSEMHDGAQAPAAEGADHGDMPEMLQRIGHLTRMLRESMRELGLDKGVEKAASAIPDARDRLNYIANMTEQAATRVLNAIDAARPVQDALESDAEALVNRWQSWMDRQLGDEEIRALVGQTNGFLRSVPEKTRDTNQQLMEILMAQDFQDLTGQVIKKVLDVVQLIESQLVGILLDNAPEHLRVEAAQVATTLLNGPQINPDHPDVVANQEQVDDLLESLGF, from the coding sequence ATGAGCGAGATGCACGATGGCGCCCAGGCACCTGCCGCAGAAGGCGCAGACCACGGTGACATGCCGGAAATGCTCCAGCGCATCGGCCACCTCACTCGCATGCTGCGCGAAAGCATGCGCGAGCTGGGTCTGGACAAGGGCGTTGAGAAGGCCGCATCGGCCATTCCCGACGCACGCGACCGCCTGAACTACATCGCCAACATGACCGAGCAGGCGGCCACCCGCGTGCTCAACGCCATCGACGCCGCGCGGCCCGTGCAAGACGCGCTGGAGTCCGACGCCGAGGCGCTGGTCAACCGCTGGCAGTCGTGGATGGACCGCCAACTGGGCGACGAAGAGATTCGCGCACTCGTCGGCCAGACCAACGGCTTCCTGCGCAGCGTTCCGGAAAAGACGCGCGACACGAACCAGCAGCTCATGGAAATCCTGATGGCCCAGGACTTCCAGGACTTGACCGGCCAGGTGATCAAGAAGGTGCTGGATGTTGTCCAGCTCATCGAAAGCCAGCTCGTCGGCATCCTGCTCGACAACGCGCCGGAACACCTGCGCGTGGAAGCCGCGCAAGTTGCCACGACGCTGCTCAACGGCCCGCAGATCAATCCGGACCATCCGGACGTGGTCGCCAACCAGGAACAGGTGGACGACCTGCTGGAAAGCCTCGGGTTCTGA
- a CDS encoding methyl-accepting chemotaxis protein: MGWIKRLPVSTVLTGGFLIVAAMGAAIGGLGIYTITQLTKASEELAQKQMRAITQMGSAANSLAHASRAQTALLIATTLTERKTLSTQIADSMQHLKDGVENVRPLFTSDEGKKMIREVDAIYPVWSKRMTDFVALMDKQGLDPTQFDSRVTAENVGLLDDTAAFEKTLDKMVKRVEEVSAASTVKARDDAQRSRLVMVVMACAGALLGIVLGLVIARRLSRQLGGEPSYAAEIARRIAAGDLAVHVQTRPGDHDSMLFAMAQMQQQLTGTITNIKSSADSIASATKQIAAGNADLSQRTEEQASSLEETASSMEELTSIVKQNADNARQASQLAGSASDIAVKGGEVVGRVVETMAGINASSKKIADIIGVIEGIAFQTNILALNAAVEAARAGEQGRGFAVVAGEVRSLAQRSATAAKEIKELIGDSVGRVRNGSALVAEAGTVIEEVVVAVRRVTDIMGEISAASDEQSSGIEQVNQAVNQMDEVTQQNAALVEQAAAAALSLEEQAQLLRNAVATFRTDASVELAVAAPSALSAVSAISAPAVRSEIRPEKTEVVPSVARAMASRKSAKPAAAPEAAPEAPAAQEEKAPQEAHVPVAPVAAAVVSAAISEAAIAPTLKLAAGSADEDDWSTF; the protein is encoded by the coding sequence ATGGGTTGGATCAAGCGGTTGCCGGTGTCCACGGTACTTACCGGTGGTTTCCTGATCGTGGCGGCCATGGGCGCGGCCATTGGCGGGTTGGGCATCTACACGATCACGCAGTTGACCAAAGCAAGCGAAGAACTGGCGCAAAAGCAGATGCGCGCCATCACGCAGATGGGCAGCGCCGCCAACAGCCTGGCGCATGCCAGCCGTGCGCAGACCGCGCTGCTGATTGCCACCACGCTCACGGAGCGCAAAACGCTCAGCACGCAGATTGCCGACAGCATGCAGCACCTGAAAGACGGTGTGGAGAACGTGCGCCCGCTGTTCACGTCGGACGAAGGCAAGAAGATGATCCGCGAGGTCGATGCCATCTACCCGGTCTGGAGCAAGCGCATGACCGACTTCGTGGCGCTGATGGACAAGCAGGGCCTGGACCCGACCCAGTTCGACAGCCGCGTCACGGCCGAGAACGTCGGCTTGCTGGATGACACCGCCGCGTTTGAAAAGACGCTCGACAAGATGGTCAAGCGTGTGGAGGAGGTGTCTGCCGCATCCACCGTCAAGGCTCGTGACGACGCGCAGCGCTCGCGCCTGGTGATGGTGGTGATGGCCTGCGCGGGCGCGCTGCTCGGCATCGTGCTGGGCCTGGTCATTGCACGCCGGCTGTCGCGCCAGTTGGGTGGCGAGCCTTCGTACGCGGCCGAGATTGCCCGCCGCATTGCCGCCGGAGACTTGGCCGTGCACGTGCAGACGCGCCCCGGCGACCACGACAGCATGCTTTTCGCCATGGCGCAGATGCAGCAGCAACTGACCGGCACGATCACCAATATCAAGAGTTCGGCCGACTCCATTGCCAGTGCCACCAAGCAGATCGCGGCCGGCAATGCAGACCTGTCGCAGCGCACGGAAGAGCAGGCCTCGTCGCTGGAGGAAACCGCTTCCAGCATGGAAGAACTCACCAGCATCGTGAAGCAGAACGCCGACAACGCGCGCCAGGCCAGCCAACTGGCGGGCAGCGCGTCGGACATCGCTGTCAAGGGCGGTGAAGTGGTGGGCCGCGTGGTCGAAACCATGGCCGGCATCAACGCCAGCAGCAAGAAGATCGCCGACATCATCGGTGTGATCGAGGGCATTGCGTTCCAGACCAACATCCTGGCGCTGAATGCGGCGGTGGAAGCCGCGCGCGCGGGCGAGCAGGGCCGTGGTTTTGCGGTGGTGGCGGGCGAGGTGCGCAGCCTCGCGCAGCGCTCGGCCACGGCGGCCAAGGAGATCAAGGAGCTGATCGGCGATTCCGTCGGCCGCGTGCGCAACGGGTCGGCCCTGGTGGCCGAAGCCGGCACGGTCATTGAAGAAGTGGTGGTGGCCGTGCGCCGCGTGACCGACATCATGGGCGAGATTTCCGCCGCGTCGGATGAGCAAAGCTCCGGTATTGAACAGGTCAACCAGGCCGTGAACCAGATGGACGAGGTCACGCAGCAGAACGCCGCGCTGGTGGAGCAAGCTGCCGCTGCCGCCCTGTCGCTGGAAGAACAGGCGCAACTGCTGCGCAATGCCGTGGCGACATTCCGCACCGATGCGTCGGTTGAGTTGGCCGTGGCGGCGCCGAGTGCCCTCTCTGCCGTTTCTGCCATTTCGGCACCGGCCGTCCGCAGCGAGATCCGCCCAGAGAAGACCGAAGTGGTGCCTTCCGTGGCACGCGCCATGGCGTCGCGCAAGTCGGCCAAGCCGGCAGCGGCGCCCGAGGCTGCCCCGGAGGCTCCCGCCGCGCAAGAAGAAAAAGCGCCTCAAGAGGCACACGTACCGGTTGCACCTGTGGCCGCCGCCGTCGTTTCGGCTGCCATTTCCGAGGCCGCCATTGCCCCGACCCTCAAGCTCGCCGCCGGTTCTGCCGATGAAGATGACTGGAGCACCTTCTGA
- a CDS encoding nitrous oxide reductase accessory protein NosL, whose translation MKRTLQPPLSALRRRARTALFATAIVLAGCQGAASTPGPIELTRDTPCSLDGMTVADFPGPKAQILYDKGAPDVFCDTIELFSIVLRPEQQRHMRAMYVQDMAKTDWNTPQGHWIDARTAFYVVGSKARGSMGATFASFATQANADAFATRQGGKVYKFNEITPQMAQLDGGVLKDHQM comes from the coding sequence ATGAAACGCACACTGCAACCTCCTCTATCCGCCCTGCGCCGCCGTGCGCGCACGGCCCTGTTCGCCACCGCAATCGTCCTGGCCGGCTGCCAAGGCGCCGCGTCTACGCCCGGTCCGATCGAACTCACGCGGGATACGCCCTGCAGCCTCGACGGCATGACGGTGGCTGACTTCCCCGGCCCGAAGGCGCAGATTCTGTATGACAAGGGCGCCCCCGACGTCTTCTGCGACACCATCGAGCTGTTCTCGATCGTGCTGCGCCCTGAACAACAGCGGCACATGCGCGCCATGTACGTGCAGGACATGGCCAAGACAGACTGGAATACGCCGCAGGGCCACTGGATCGATGCCCGCACCGCGTTCTACGTCGTGGGATCGAAGGCGCGCGGATCGATGGGCGCCACGTTTGCATCCTTTGCCACGCAGGCCAATGCGGACGCCTTCGCTACACGTCAAGGCGGCAAGGTTTACAAGTTCAATGAAATAACGCCCCAAATGGCACAGCTCGACGGTGGCGTACTGAAAGACCACCAGATGTAA
- a CDS encoding c-type cytochrome — protein sequence MLIRPITIAALVGFTLLTACSKNEEAASAASATAAPATVAAAPAAPQATQASAGDVEKGEKVYKSTCAMCHGTGAGGAPMFKSKDDWAPRIAQGKDTLYDHALHGFSGSKGTMPAKGGNASLGDEDVKAGVDYMTSKAT from the coding sequence GTGCTCATTCGACCTATAACCATTGCTGCCCTGGTGGGGTTCACCTTGCTGACGGCATGCAGCAAGAATGAGGAGGCTGCTTCCGCTGCCTCCGCCACTGCGGCTCCCGCAACTGTGGCTGCAGCACCCGCTGCGCCGCAGGCAACCCAGGCCAGCGCTGGCGATGTCGAAAAAGGGGAGAAGGTCTACAAGTCCACCTGTGCGATGTGCCACGGCACCGGTGCGGGCGGCGCGCCGATGTTCAAATCGAAGGACGATTGGGCCCCTCGCATCGCGCAGGGCAAGGACACCCTCTACGACCATGCGCTGCACGGCTTCTCGGGCAGCAAGGGTACGATGCCCGCAAAAGGCGGCAACGCATCGCTCGGCGATGAAGACGTGAAAGCCGGGGTGGATTACATGACGTCGAAGGCGACGTAA
- the cheY gene encoding chemotaxis response regulator CheY, translating into MDKSQYRFLVVDDFPTMRRIVRNLLKELGFANVDEAEDGAAGLAKVKEGRFDFVISDWNMPNMDGLQMLQSIRADANTAISKLPVLMVTAEAKKENIIAAAQAGANGYVVKPFTAATLDEKLGKIFEKLEKGA; encoded by the coding sequence ATGGACAAGAGCCAGTACCGATTCCTCGTCGTCGACGATTTCCCGACGATGCGCCGGATCGTGCGTAACCTGCTCAAGGAACTCGGTTTTGCCAACGTCGACGAGGCCGAAGACGGCGCCGCCGGCCTGGCCAAGGTCAAGGAAGGCCGGTTCGATTTCGTGATCTCGGACTGGAACATGCCCAACATGGATGGCCTGCAGATGCTGCAGAGCATCCGTGCTGACGCCAACACCGCCATCAGCAAGCTGCCGGTGCTGATGGTGACGGCCGAGGCCAAGAAGGAAAACATCATCGCCGCTGCCCAGGCAGGTGCTAACGGCTACGTGGTCAAGCCCTTCACGGCTGCCACGCTGGACGAAAAGCTGGGCAAGATTTTCGAGAAGCTCGAAAAGGGGGCGTGA